A window of the Brassica napus cultivar Da-Ae chromosome A2, Da-Ae, whole genome shotgun sequence genome harbors these coding sequences:
- the LOC125585992 gene encoding syntaxin-52 isoform X1, which yields MSMASSSSDTWMREYNEALKLSEDINGMMSERNSSGLTGPDAQRRASAIRRKITILGTRLDSLQSLLVKVPGKQHVSEKEMNRRKDMVGNLRSKANQVASALNMSNFANRDSLLGPDTKPDDAINRVSGMDNQGIVGFQRQIMREQDEGLEKLEETVMSTKHIALAVNEELTLQTRLIDDLDYHVDVTDSRLRRVQKSLAVMNKNMKGGCSCMSMLLSVLGIVGLALVIWLLVKYL from the exons AT GTCAATggcgtcttcttcttctgatacaTGGATGAGAGAGTACAACGAGGCTTTAAAACTCTCTGAGGATATAAACGGCATGATGTCCGAAAGAAACTCCTCTGGTTTAACCGGACCTGATGCTCAACGCCGTGCTTCAGCTATACGAAGGAAGATCACCATTTTGGGGACTCGATTAGACAGTCTTCAATCCCTTCTCGTTAAAGTTCCTGGGAAGCAACATGT GTCAGAGAAAGAGATGAATCGTCGTAAGGATATGGTTGGGAACTTGAGATCAAAGGCGAATCAGGTGGCGTCTGCTTTGAACATGTCGAACTTTGCTAATAGAGACAGCTTGCTTGGGCCAGATACAAAGCCTGATGATGCAATCAACAGAGTCTCTGGCATGGATAACCAAGGCATTGTTGGATTCCAACGACAAATTATGAGAG AACAAGACGAAGGGCTGGAGAAGTTGGAGGAAACTGTCATGAGTACCAAACACATTGCTCTCGCTGTCAACGAGGAGCTCACTCTACAGACAAGGCTTATC GATGACTTAGACTACCATGTGGATGTTACGGACTCTCGCTTAAGG CGTGTGCAGAAGAGCCTTGCAGTGATGAACAAGAATATGAAAGGAGGTTGCTCGTGCATGTCCATGCTCTTGTCAGTGCTTGGAATCGTCGGTCTTGCTCTTGTCATTTGGCTGCTGGTTAAGTACCTGTAA
- the LOC125585992 gene encoding syntaxin-52 isoform X2 — MASSSSDTWMREYNEALKLSEDINGMMSERNSSGLTGPDAQRRASAIRRKITILGTRLDSLQSLLVKVPGKQHVSEKEMNRRKDMVGNLRSKANQVASALNMSNFANRDSLLGPDTKPDDAINRVSGMDNQGIVGFQRQIMREQDEGLEKLEETVMSTKHIALAVNEELTLQTRLIDDLDYHVDVTDSRLRRVQKSLAVMNKNMKGGCSCMSMLLSVLGIVGLALVIWLLVKYL, encoded by the exons ATggcgtcttcttcttctgatacaTGGATGAGAGAGTACAACGAGGCTTTAAAACTCTCTGAGGATATAAACGGCATGATGTCCGAAAGAAACTCCTCTGGTTTAACCGGACCTGATGCTCAACGCCGTGCTTCAGCTATACGAAGGAAGATCACCATTTTGGGGACTCGATTAGACAGTCTTCAATCCCTTCTCGTTAAAGTTCCTGGGAAGCAACATGT GTCAGAGAAAGAGATGAATCGTCGTAAGGATATGGTTGGGAACTTGAGATCAAAGGCGAATCAGGTGGCGTCTGCTTTGAACATGTCGAACTTTGCTAATAGAGACAGCTTGCTTGGGCCAGATACAAAGCCTGATGATGCAATCAACAGAGTCTCTGGCATGGATAACCAAGGCATTGTTGGATTCCAACGACAAATTATGAGAG AACAAGACGAAGGGCTGGAGAAGTTGGAGGAAACTGTCATGAGTACCAAACACATTGCTCTCGCTGTCAACGAGGAGCTCACTCTACAGACAAGGCTTATC GATGACTTAGACTACCATGTGGATGTTACGGACTCTCGCTTAAGG CGTGTGCAGAAGAGCCTTGCAGTGATGAACAAGAATATGAAAGGAGGTTGCTCGTGCATGTCCATGCTCTTGTCAGTGCTTGGAATCGTCGGTCTTGCTCTTGTCATTTGGCTGCTGGTTAAGTACCTGTAA